acatttatatattAGACATTTTAATACTCCTATGTGCACTTTTCTTGTTACATAGGAATTTCActgtcttaattttttcttttaccactATCAGAACTAggtcatttggaaaaaaaagtttcagtaACACTATTTCTAAACATTCCTAATAATTaatacagcaaaacaaatatattcaaGAAAGTAAAACTAAAATCAGGGCACTTACCATGGCAACGATAGGTCCAGAGTTCATGTACTTAACCAAACCAGGGAAGAAGGGGCGGTCTTTCAGGTCAATGTAATGTTGTTTGAGAAGCTCTTCAGAGGCCTTTAAAAGGGCAGATGTAACCTTAAATGTAGTTTTCTGACTATCATTAACCAAAAGATGTTACGGGGGTAAGACTGTGGCAGCAGTGATTAGATTCACTAATAATTCATGTTAACGACAGCGCTGCAGTGCTATTGCGGGTATCAGTGGGCGCTCCTGCTGTAACATTAAAGGAGTTCTTTGTGGCAGCGCTGGGAATCGTCAATAGGATTTCTTTGTACTGCAGCGCCCATCAGTGATTGAGCTGGGGATCCCGGGCTGATGTTACCCAACAAAACCTTCCAACCGAGGCCATCCCAGCTGTCAATCGGGCTGCATTAAATCTCCGCAGCAAAAGTGGCTTTTTTAGGACAGGAGAGGCGGCGTGCGGCGGGCGGGAAGCCGGCCCGACACGTGCCGCAGCACATCCGCCATCGGCCCCCGTCCTGCCGCGGGGGATTCGGGCCGGGCTGTGGGCACGGTGAGCCCCTCCCGGGCAGGGAAGAGGTTTGGGGACAAGGTACGGCCACTCACGTGCACAAACTTCATGGCCACGAGCCGGAACCCCTTCTGCTCGAACCGCTTGATGATCTCCCCGACCAGCCCGCGCTGGACGCCGTCGGGCTTGATGGCGATGAAGGTGCGCTCGCCGTTCCCCGCCATGGCGCTGCGGGCGGGAGCGCAGCGTGAGGGGACGATCGACCTCAAGGTCGGCGGCGGCCATGGCGGCTCCTCCCTGCCACGCGGCACCGCCACGGCTCGTCCCCTcggccccgccgagcccggcccggccccgcggaaCCCGCCCGGCCCCTCCGCCCGCACCTCCCGCGGCCCTGgagcgcccggcccggcccggcctcaCCTGCCCGGAGCCGCTGCCGCCACCaccgcccgcgccgccgccgccgcaggaaagggctgggagcaggcGGGAGCGCCGCGGATCCCCGCCCCGCCAGAGGAGGGGCCGCGGGCCGCGGGGCGGGATcggaggggccgggccgggacAGCGGGCCCTGCCGGGCTGAGGGGGGCTCTGGGCCGGGACAGCGGGGCCCTGCCGGGCTGAGGGGGGCTCTGGGCCGGGACAGCgggccctgctgggctgaggggacGGGATCGGCCGGGACAGCGGGCCCTGCCGGGCTGAGGGATGGGATCGGCCGGGACAGCGGGCCCTGCCGGGCTGAGGGGACGGGATCGGCCGGGACAGCgggccctgctgggctgaggggcGGGATCGGCCGGGACAGCgggccctgctgggctgagggacGGGATCGGCCGGGACAGCgggccctgctgggctgagggggGCTCTGGGCCGGGACAGCGGGCCCTGCCGGGCTGAGGGGGGCTCTGGGCCGGGACAGCGGGCCCTgcggggctgaggggggctCTGGGCCGGGACAGCgggccctgctgggctgaggggcGGCTTTGGGCCGGGACAGCgggccctgctgggctgagggggGCTCTGGGCCGGGACAGCgggccctgctgggctgagggggGCTCTGGGCCGGGACAGCGGGCCCTGCCGGGCTGAGGGGGGCTCTGGGCCGGGACAGCGGGCCCTGCCGGGCTGAGGGGGGCTCTGGGCCGGGACAGCgggccctgctgggctgaggggcGGCTTTGGGCCGGGACAGCgggccctgctgggctgagggggGCTCTGGGCCGGGACAGCGGGCCCTGCCGGGCTGAGGGGGGCTCTGGGCCGGGACAGCgggccctgctgggctgagggacGGCTTTGGGCCGGGACAGCgggccctgctgggctgaggggcGGGATCGGCCGGGACAGCgggccctgctgggctgagggggGCTCTGGGCCGGGACAGCGGGCCCTGCCGGGCTGAGGGGCGGGATAGGCCGGGACAGCgggccctgctgggctgagggacGGGATCGGCCGGGACAGCgggccctgctgggctgagggggGCTCTGGGCCGGGACAGCgggccctgctgggctgagggggGCTCTGGGCCGGGCCCGCCGCACCTGTCGCCTTCGCCACCTCAAGAATTATTAATTTGAGGTTATTAATTTAAGGAAACTGTAGCTTAAACCTTTGAGGCACGGAAACGACCGTGGTTTTTTAGCAAAACTAAGtaagtatttattaatttttttttctgggttggCTGCTTTCAGACATCCCCGCGGCCTGAGGGTTGGTCCTGCCAACCCGGCAACATCGCACAGCGTGGCTACAGCTCCTCGACGGCGGATTTATCACACAAAAGCGATGTGGGGTCCATAACCCAGGGACATCATTGGCAATTTTATTgggaaggtgaaaaaaacctcacagtcCCTGAATGCGTGTCACAACACGAAGCAGGGAGTGTGTTGTTACTTTTTATGATGTTTACTACTTGAATCTTTCCTGGCAGATAGAGCACCTTTTCTTGAGCAAGTTATAATTGCACACAATCACTGCAGATGAGATATCAGTGAAATAACCTCTGCAGTCCTTGCATTGTCTCTGTAATAAATAGGTGTGATTCGTGCTGGCAAAGTTGACACAGTAATCAATACTTTAAAACAGTGgttaaaatgtaactttttagGAGAAGAGGGAGGGGGAAGTTCCCCCCCCACACTCCAGCAGATGTTCAGTCgaaaagaagaaactgagaTAAGAAGAGCTGTATTTATTTAGGAGACTGGAGAATTGGGGAAAGTCCAGGAAAGTgttaattatattaaatttattgttTCAGTATTTCCAGTAAGGTAGTAGGATGTACAAATTTGGTATTTACTTATATAATATAGACCTAATATGCATGTGTAAACAAAAGGTTCATTTACAGGACACTGAGGAAGACCACAGGCCTTCATCTCTGCGATCCCCGAAAATGAGGAGACCCCAGAAAGGGGATGGTGGAGTCTGTGCAGTGGAGGCTAAAATAGGTGGTGATGAGACCAGTGATGTAAATCTTATAAATTGAAAATAGAAGGGCACGGGAGGTGACACACAGTACAAAAAGGTTAATTTTAGAACATCTTATTTGTACGGGGGACAGGAGACCGAGTCCTGCTCTGTACCCCGCAGGAATGTATCCCGCAGtataaatttgcttttgcaTTATTATTTAGTACCAATGctcaaattaaaattgctgctgtatttaattttgtttagaGGGGTCTTTTTTGGATTGAAAATTAAGCAGCACACTCATTTATAGCATTGCTTATTGAGGGGCTAGTTAGTGGCTTCAC
The sequence above is a segment of the Sylvia atricapilla isolate bSylAtr1 chromosome 18, bSylAtr1.pri, whole genome shotgun sequence genome. Coding sequences within it:
- the LOC136369219 gene encoding nucleoside diphosphate kinase, which encodes MAGNGERTFIAIKPDGVQRGLVGEIIKRFEQKGFRLVAMKFVHASEELLKQHYIDLKDRPFFPGLVKYMNSGPIVAMVWEGLNVVKTGRLMLGETNPADSKPGTIRGDFCIQVGRNIIHGSDSVESAQKEINLWFKPTELIDFKPCAHDWIYE